The sequence CTAGTTAGCTTAATGCAACTCTATAATAAACGTACCGCGTACATATTACAACGTCACTTGTgctaacatttttttatttttcaaaaatgatttgttGGGATGATGAAGTACTTGGTATTGGCACCATTTGCGTGTCACAGCATATACACATTCTTCATGAGCAAAGATGAAAGTGAGAGGGACATGTTCAACATACTCCTACTCCCATTAACTCTCTTCAGAATGGTTCACTACCAGACATGGATATCTTTATCCCGCTACAGGACTGCAAAGGGGAATAATCGAATTCTTGATAAAAGCATCGAATTTGATCAAGTTGACAGAGAAAGCAACTGGTATGTACcttcatttttcactttttgtAGATACAAGGGATCTAACAAAACGAAAGCACAATGCAAAATCAAATGATTGTTTTGTAGGGATGATGAGATCATACTTTTTGGGTTGGTATATTATATCGGTTACCTGATTCTGGAACAAGCTCATCACATTCCTATGTGGAGGACCGATGGGATCGTTATAACAGCCTTGCTTCATATTGGTCCTGTAGAGTTCCTCTATTATTGGCTACACAGAGCTCTGCATCATCATTTTCTCTATTCTCGATACCATTCGCATCACCACTCCTCCATTGTTACTGAGCCAATCAGTGGTAATTTGTCTTCAAAATTGTTTTCCATCACTTTGATTAATTAGATCTGATCAATCCTGGAGAAGATGCAAGTGACCATGTTAGTTCTTCTTTAACTAATTTGAAATTGATCTTCGGTAAGTAGTAGTTGCAATttcgaagaagaaaaaatctaaaaaaataactcAGTTATATACTATTGTCAAGTCATACTGTAAGTCACATGACATAACTAACGGCAATTTTACCAATCAATTACCAACTTGTATGGTTTAcaaagttaattttattttatttttggcaGCTGTAGTTCATCCATTTGTTGAGATACTAGCATATTATACACTCTTTGGCTTACCTGTATTCACAACATTATTCACCGGGACTGCTTCTATAGCTTCAATTGGTGCTTATATCATCTATATTGATTTCATGAACCTCATGGGCCATTGCAACTTTGAGCTAATTCCTAAGTGGATGTTCTCTGTCTTTCCCCCTCTCAAGTACTTCATGTATACCCCCTCGTGAGTCAAAACTTCTTGCCCTGTATTTTAATGAGTTCAAGATTTTTTCTCCGCAATGCTTTATACAACAATGTCTCTAATTAGGCAATTATTATTAAACTTTAGCTACTCAGGGAAATAAATAGAGACAATGGAAATTAATGTTTCTTTCAAATGTTACTTTTCCTATAGTCAGTAATAACTGAAGCTCTGTATTTGTGATTATTTATTCTATTGCCACTAATATCAAAGTGTTGATGGCACAGGTACCACTCACTACATCACACCCAATTCAGAACAAATTATTGCCTTTTCATGCCACTCTATGACTATATCTACGATACAGTGGACAAGTCATCGGACACATTGTATGAGAAGTCACTTGAGAGAGAAGCTGAAGTGCCAGATGTGGTACACCTTACACATCTAACAACCCTAGAATCCATCTACCATCTTCGACTAGGATTTGCATCGCTGGCCTCAAAGCCTCACGCCTCTAAGTGGTATATGTTGTTAATGTGGCCCGTCACACTATGGTCAATAATGCTTACATGGATTTATGATTACACATTTGTTGTTGAGAGAAATTTgttcaagaatctcaaattACAAACTTGGGCTATTCCAAAGTATCGCGTACAAGTAATTAAGCTATCATTATTGAAGATTGGTGTTACATTTTGCAGGTCTTTTTTTAAAGGGATTAGTAATTTGACTTGA comes from Solanum pennellii chromosome 1, SPENNV200 and encodes:
- the LOC107025013 gene encoding very-long-chain aldehyde decarbonylase CER1-like isoform X1 → MAAKPGILTEWPWARLGNFKYLVLAPFACHSIYTFFMSKDESERDMFNILLLPLTLFRMVHYQTWISLSRYRTAKGNNRILDKSIEFDQVDRESNWDDEIILFGLVYYIGYLILEQAHHIPMWRTDGIVITALLHIGPVEFLYYWLHRALHHHFLYSRYHSHHHSSIVTEPISAVVHPFVEILAYYTLFGLPVFTTLFTGTASIASIGAYIIYIDFMNLMGHCNFELIPKWMFSVFPPLKYFMYTPSYHSLHHTQFRTNYCLFMPLYDYIYDTVDKSSDTLYEKSLEREAEVPDVVHLTHLTTLESIYHLRLGFASLASKPHASKWYMLLMWPVTLWSIMLTWIYDYTFVVERNLFKNLKLQTWAIPKYRVQYFMQWQRESINNMIEKAIIEADHKGIKVLSLGLLNQEEQLNNNGELYLRRHPQLKVKVVDGSSLAVAVVLNSIPKGTSQVVLRGRLSKVANSIALVLCKGGIQVVTLDEEDYKRLKAKLTPEAATNLVLSKSYNVSKTWLVGDGLSKDEQLKAPKGTLFIPYSQFPPRKVRKDCFYFNTPAMIAPKHVENVDSCENWLPRRVLSAWRIAGILHALEGWNEHECGDMILDTQKVWKASLEHGFCPLTKTFVA
- the LOC107025013 gene encoding very-long-chain aldehyde decarbonylase CER1-like isoform X2 codes for the protein MAAKPGILTEWPWARLGNFKYLVLAPFACHSIYTFFMSKDESERDMFNILLLPLTLFRMVHYQTWISLSRYRTAKGNNRILDKSIEFDQVDRESNWDDEIILFGLVYYIGYLILEQAHHIPMWRTDGIVITALLHIGPVEFLYYWLHRALHHHFLYSRYHSHHHSSIVTEPISAVVHPFVEILAYYTLFGLPVFTTLFTGTASIASIGAYIIYIDFMNLMGHCNFELIPKWMFSVFPPLKYFMYHSLHHTQFRTNYCLFMPLYDYIYDTVDKSSDTLYEKSLEREAEVPDVVHLTHLTTLESIYHLRLGFASLASKPHASKWYMLLMWPVTLWSIMLTWIYDYTFVVERNLFKNLKLQTWAIPKYRVQYFMQWQRESINNMIEKAIIEADHKGIKVLSLGLLNQEEQLNNNGELYLRRHPQLKVKVVDGSSLAVAVVLNSIPKGTSQVVLRGRLSKVANSIALVLCKGGIQVVTLDEEDYKRLKAKLTPEAATNLVLSKSYNVSKTWLVGDGLSKDEQLKAPKGTLFIPYSQFPPRKVRKDCFYFNTPAMIAPKHVENVDSCENWLPRRVLSAWRIAGILHALEGWNEHECGDMILDTQKVWKASLEHGFCPLTKTFVA